Sequence from the Schaalia sp. 19OD2882 genome:
GCCCATCGGCGCCTGTGAGAGGGCGCGCGGACTACGCTGGTCGCATGCTCTTCGCCTTCTCCGTCTCCCCCATGACCTCCGAGCAGCCCGACGGATCCGTCTCCGACGCGGTGGCCGCCGCCGTGCGCGTCGTGCGCGAGTCTGGCCTGCCCCACGAGACCACATCGATGTTCACCACCATCGAGGGCGAATGGGACCAGGTCATGCCGGTCATCCAGCGCGCCTGTGACGCCGTGCTGGCCGTCACCCCGCGCGCCGGCTTGGTGCTCAAGGCGGACCTGCGGCCCGGGCGCAGCGGCGAGATGACCGCGAAGCTCGACCGACTGGAGGCCGCCATCGAAAGGCTCGACCACTGACGGGCGCACCGGCGGCGCCCTCGTCGGGGGACGAGGGCGCGGTGGTGGAGACAGGGGCGGTGGGCGCCGGGCGCTTCGCCCCTTCCCCCACGGGTGACCTGCACGTGGGCAACCTGCGCACCGCGATTCTCGCGTGGTTGTGGGCGCGGGCCAGCGGGCGGCGCTTCGTCGTGCGCGTGGAGGACATCGACCGGGTGCGTTCGGGTTCCGCCGAGCGGCAGCTGGCCGACCTCGCCGAGATCGGCCTGGACTGGGACGGGCGGGTCCTGGTCCAGACCAGCCGCCATGACGCCCACACCCGGGCCCTGGAGCAGCTGCGCGTAGGCGGGATGGTCTTCGAGTGCTACTGCTCGCGCAAGGAGATTCGTGAGGCCGGCTCCGCCCCGCACGTCCCGCCCGGCCACTACCCGGGGACCTGCGCGGATCTTGACGAGGACGTCCGCGCGGCACGCCGCGCGGAATTGGCCGCCGCGGGCCGCGCGCCCGCATTGCGTTTCCGGGCGCCCGAGCCCGAGTGGACGGTGGAGGACGAGTTGCACGGCGAGTTCACCGGACCGGTCGACCAATTCGTCGTGTGGCGCTCGGACGGGGCGCCGGCCTACAACCTGGCCGTGGTCGTGGACGACGCCTTTCAAGGGGTTGACCAAGTGACGCGCGGGGATGACCTGCTCTCACAGGCTCCCGCGCAGGCGGCGTTGGCCACTGCACTGGGGCTGGCGATGCCGACCTACGTTCACGTGCCGCTGTCGCTGTCGGTTTCAGGGGCTCGTCTGGCCAAGCGCGACGGGGCGGTGACCCTGCCCGATCTGCATTCGCTCGGGTGGAGCACGGCTGACGTCCTCCAGTGGATCGGCGCATCGCTCGAGGTCGATGGCGCGCGGTCGGTGGCAGACCTGCGTGAGGCGCTGCCTCTCGCGGCCCTGCGTGCCATGCCGCTGAAGCCGTGGACAGTGGTGCCGCCCGCCACCTGAGGCCGTCGAGGCGCGGTGCCACACCCGCCCCGCCCTCGTCCCGCACCCGACCGAACCCACACGCGCCGTGACAGACTGGTCCGCATGGATCTGTGGTCGCAACTCATCGGACGCAAGGACCCGACCTTGGTGGTCGTCGAAGCGGAGGGGTGGCTGACCCTGCCGACCACTGCCGCCGTGGAGCGCGCGATGGAGCGTCGCTGCGCGAAAGAGGCCTGGACGGACGCCTCCTCGGAGCAGGGGCACGAGTTCCACGTGCTTGTCGTGCGGCCGGGGTCCATGTTCGGGCTGGGCAACAGGCTGCAGATCCAGTCCCTCGGCGACGTGCTGGCGGATCTGGACCCTGAGGTCTCACGTGCGGCAATCGAGCAGATGGCCGCCGATTCGGTGACCACCACGGCCGCGCGAGCCTTGGCGCGCAAGGACGAGGGCGGGGCCTGGCAGGTGAAGGTCGCCATCTGAGAGGGGCCACCAACTTGTCGACAAATGATGACTTCATGTCGCGTGGACCCGAGTCGTCCACGCGGCCCGCACAGGAGGTCACGCCATGGAGGAATCGCCGAACCTCTCCAGACTCAAAGGCACGTGCCGGGCGCTGTCCGCCGAAGCCCGGGCGGCGCAGATTGGGAATCACGAACGTCAATCCGTCGAAGCTGGAGAACGGTCGCATCAGCGCAGTCAGGCTCGACACGTTGAGCGCCCTGTGCGAGGAACTCGACTGCCAGTCGGGAGACCTGCTCGAATACGAGCCCGATGAAGGGACCAGCCATGAGTGATGATGACCGCCCGGTCGTCGGCGCGAGGATCCTGCTTGCGGTCTACCTTGTCCTGCTGGTGTGGGTCGTCCTGTTCAAGACCCAGTTCTCGCTGGACGACATCGGCTCCATTCGCAGCCTCAACCTGGTGCCGTTCCGCTACGAGACCGAGACCTCCTGGCACCTGCGAGAGGTGCTCGACAATGTCGTCCTGTTCATCCCCTTCGGCGCGTACCTGCGCATGGCGGCGGACCGAATCCCCGTCGCCACGACGATCCTCGTCGTCGCGGTAGGGAGCCTCTGTCTTGAGCTGGCTCAGTACGTCCTGGCCGTCGGCGCCTCAGACGTCACGGACCTCATCACGAACACGGTTGGCGGGGCACTCGGCGCCCTCGCCCATGCCGCCCTGAGCAGGTTCGTGGACAGGGGTGTGCTCGACAAGGTGCTTCTGATCGTCTCGGGGATCCTCATGGGGGTCGCGGTGGCGGGCGCGCTCTTCCTCATCTGGATGAACTGAGGCGCCGGCCGTGGCGGGTGGGGACGAGGGCGGGGCCGGACCTGACACAGGACCACATCGTCGTCACCAGAAGCGTAGAAATGCCCGAAATTCGATATACAGGACTAGAAATGAGTAGTTTTCACGTCTAGGCTCTTCACATGGACAGCGTGCTCGATCCCTTCACCCCCGGCTCCGACCGGAAGCCATTGGTTCTCGAAGGTCGGGACGCCGACCTCGAGGCCTTCGAAGCATTGGTCACACGTGCACGGAATCACTTGCCCGTGTCCCGTCCGCTGCTTCTGACCGGGCTCAGGGGTGTCGGGAAGACGGTCCTGCTGACCGAGATGCTTCAGAAGTCGGAGGCAGCGGGCTGGGCGACCGTGAAGTTCGAAGCAACCTCCGACCGGCACGGTCCGACCGAGGCACGCTCCGCCTTGGCAAGCGGCTTCGTGAAGGCGTCACTGCGACAGCAGGCCCGCGCCACCACGGAGGCGATCACTCAGATGCTGAAAACCATCACGTCCTTCCAGATTTCTCTGGGAGTCGAGTCCGTATCGCTCGGAGTCGAGCGCGACCCTGGGCGCGCCTCGACCCGGAACCTTGAGTTGGACCTGCTGGACACCGTTGTCGACATGGCGACTGCCTTGAAGCACGAGGGGAAGGGACTTGCCGTCCTGATCGACGAGTTCCAGGACCTCGATGACGACCTCATGCGGGCCCTCCTTTCGGCGCAGCACGAAGCAACGCAGCGTGACTTGCCCTTCTACATCGTTGGCGCAGGATTGCCGAGCCTCCCGCAAAGACTGGTCGAAGTCAGCTCCTACACGGAGCGCATGTTCGAGCATCGAGTCATCGACCGCTTGGGCGAAGCCGAAAGGAAACGCGCCTTGCGAGTCCCGATCGAGCACTCGGAGGTGGCAATCGAGGAAGCCGCCGTGGAGATTCTTGCCGAGGCCTCCGGCGGATACCCCTACTTCATCCAGGAGTTCGGCAGTGCCCTGTGGCGCGTTGCCGAACATGGTCCTCTGACGCGTGAACACGCGCTCCGGGCACGGGAAGAGGGAACTCGCGTGTTGGACGAGACCTTCTTCGCCACACGGTGGGCGCGCGCGACTCCCGCTGAGCGCAAGTACATGATTCAGATGTCCGTGGACAAGGACTCCTCCACCCGTACCTCGGACATCGCAGACAGAACGGGCAGACCCCCAACCTCCTTCGGCCCGATCCGCGCCAAGCTGATCTCGAAGGGTTTGATCTACACGCCCGAGCGCGGTCACGTGGCGTTCACCGTTCCCGGCTTCGCCGGTTTCATCGAACGCGTCGGCGAAGAAGGCGCCGACTCACCCGCGTGAGATTCGTCCATCACTCCGCGAGATTCGTCCTTCAGGCTCTTCAGGTCGACTCCCGACACAGGGGGAAGGGATGGAGGAGGGCTTAAAATACGCAGAACCCCCGCCGGTGGATCGCACCGATGGGGGCCGCAGCGCGCTCGAAGGGACTCGAACCCCCAACCTTCTGATCCGTAGTCAGATGCTCTATCCATTGAGCTACGAGCGCTGTGCCGGACTGGCTGAGTAGAACTCTACGCTCAGGAACCTTCCCAGCACAAACTGACCAATGGGCAATGGATCACACGGCCTCCCTCACGAGCCACCACCCCTGCACAGTGACTGGGAAACCAGCCGTTGACGAGGGCGGATCCGGTGGTCGACATCACCGCACCACCTCCCTCGAAAGGCCGCCACGGCGCATCGAGGCCGCCCTCGTCCCCAAGACACTGCCGGAGGTGACCACTCGGGTGGACAATGGTTCCTACGGCCCACCCGCCGACGCCGCCGGCCGCCCGCCCTTTCGACCTGCAAGGACACCTGATGAGCACCGACGCCACGATCCCCACATTGGACACCACCCCCATCGCCCCGCAGCAGCTGGACCCCGTGTGGCGGGCCGACCCCGGGCGCTACGAGGGCGCGGGCGCCGTCCGTCGACGCTGCGGCCGCTCAGGCCTGGATCTGCCGGCGATCTCGCTGGGCTTCTGGCACAACTTCGGCGCCGACCGCCCACTGAGCATCCAACGGGACATCATTCGCGCGGCCTTCGACGCCGGCATCACGCAATTCGACTTGGCCAACAACTACGGGGTCCCCTACGGTTCGGCCGAAGAGAACTTCGGCCACCACATGGACCACGACCTGCGGCCCTACCGTGACGAGCTCATCATCACCACCAAGGCCGGCTACGACATGTGGCCAGGGCCGTACGGTGCGGGAGGCTCGGGCCGCAAGTACATGCTGGCCTCCTTGGACCAGTCCCTCAAACGCATGCGCCTGGAGTACGTGGACATCTTCTACAGCCACCGCTTCGACTCGACCACGCCGCTCGAAGAAACCATCGGCGCCCTGGACCAGGCGGTGCGCAGCGGCAAGGCCCTGTACGCGGGCATCTCCTCCTACGACCCGGAGCAGACGCGGCGCGCCGTGGAACTGGCGCGCGAAGTCCACCTGCCGCTGGTGGTGAACCAACCGCGTTACTCGATGCTGGACCGCACGGTGGAGAAGGGGTTGCTGGCGACCTGCGACGAGCTGGGCCTGGGCACTGCGGTCTTCAGCCCGCTGGCCCAGGGGCTGCTGACCTCGCGCTACTTGGGGGAGAATCGGATCCCTGCGGGTTCACGCATGACCGGACAGCGCTTCCTGACGACTTCGACCTTGACGCAGGACCGCCTTGCCCACCTGCATGCGCTTGCGAACATCGCGGCAGCGCGCGGCCAGTCCTTGGCGCAGATGGCTCTTGCGTGGCTGCTGCGCGATCCCAGGGTGACCACGGTGCTCGTCGGGGCTTCGTCCGTGGCTCAGCTGCAGGACAACTTGGGGTGCTTGGCGAACACGGACTTCGACGAGGCCGAGTTGGCGCAGATCGACAAGCATTCGCAGGCGGCCGCCCTCGCGTGAGGGACGAATCTCACGGAATCATGGACGAATCTCGCGGAGAGACGGACGAATCCCACGCCAAGAGTCGACCTGCCGGACGCCCGCCCTCAACTGCCGCATTCTCCCTGTTGACCCTCACGCGACGTGAGGCCCGAGGCTGGATCACATGGGAGATCCTTGGAGCATGACCCACATGCCCGTCACCACCCACACCCCCTCGGACATCCAGGGAGACGGCCTGACCGTCGGTCAGGTCGCCGCCCTCGTGGGAGTGAGTGTGCGGACCCTGCACCACTGGGACCAGATCGGGCTTGCCTCGCCTTCGTCACGCACATGGTCGGGCTATCGGGTCTACGAGGACGCCGATGTTGCGCGGGTCCAGCAGGTCCTGGTCTACCGCGAGACTGGGATGGCGCTGGCCGACATCGCCGAGGTCCTCGACTCCCCCGGGGCTGATGCGCGCACGCATCTGGAGCTGCAGCGCCAGGCTCTGCTGGATCGGATCGCCCATCTGCAGCGGATGGTCCGCGCAGTGGACACGATGATGGAGAGACACGACATGGGCAATGAACTGACGAACGCCGAGAGGGCGGAGTTGCTGGGCGCTGAATGGTCCAACTGGGAGAAGTACCACGACGAGGCTGAACAGCGCTGGGGTGACACCGCGGCTTGGGCGCAGAGTCGCGAGCGACAGGCACGCATGTCCCGTGAGGACTGGACGCGGGTCAAGGACGAGGCCGAACGGCTTGAGACAGACCTTGCTTCGGCAATGATGGCGGGCGTCCAACCGGGTTCAGCCGAGGCGAATGCACTGGCGGAGAGACATCGCGCATCCATCGACCAGTGGTTCGACACAAGTCTGGAACGGCAGGTCTGCATCGCTCGCGGATACGTGGCGGACACGCGATTCGCCGCGCACTACGACAAGCGCGCCGCAGGCCTGGCGGCTTGGCTGGTCGACATCATCAACGCGAATGCGCGCGCACAGGGGGTCGATCCCGACAGCGCCCAGTGGGGCTGAAGTCACGGGCGGGGACGAGGGCGTTCGGGGGTGGGCTCTTCATGGACGAGCCCACCGCGCCCTCGTCCTCGTGGCGCCGCTGGCCCTCGTCCCGGCCGGGCTCCCACTGTCCGCTCGACCCCCACCCTCGTCCTGTCCGCCGGAGGGACAGGTGACGGACGAATCTCACCAAGGGATGGACGAATCTCGCGGTGAGGGAGGGTGGGAAGGAGGGACAGGGGCTTGGCGTCGACCAGCACCCGCCTGCTGTCAGTGCGCCGGAAGCAGGAAGGGGTCGCGCACGGCCGGCTCGGGAGGCGCGAAGGCCTCCAGGTTGTGGCTGCCGGGGAAGCCGGTCGGGCCGCTCGCAGGCGGCTCCTCCTCTTCCGTCCCGTAGTTGGAGTACATCGTCATCAAAGGCGAGAGCATCGCAGGGACCACCAACAAGAGGACGGGCAGCACCGAACCCATCATCACCCAGGAGATCGTCGACAGGACGATTCCGAACAGCAGCTCCTTGACGTTGAAGCGCAGCGACTCCAGGAAGCCGATCCGACGCGTGTCCTTCGGGGTGACCAGGAAGACCGCCTTCTTGCCGAACAGGGACAGGAAGGACGACTCAAGGCTCACGTAGAACATGGACCCGTACAGCAGCACTGCCGAGAGCAGGTACTTGAGCAGTCCAAGGAATCCGAGTGAACGCGTGTGCCAGATGATGTCATTGAGCATCGGCGCCACGAGGAACATGATCGTGGGCACCAGCAGCCACGCGGGATAGTGCAGGTCGTAGCCCAGGGCCGGGAAGACCACGACGTTCATGATCAGGTACAGCGAGAAGAACACCGTCAACGGCAAGTTGTACGTGAACAGGATGATGTCGAGCTTCTCGTACCACCTGAGGGGTGAAGTGAGAATCCTCTTCGTGTACTGCTTGATGAACTCCATGTTGCCTTGCGTCCACTTCGAGTGGCGCTTCTTGAAGGCGAGGTAGTCGACGGGGTATTCCTCTTCGCAGATGATGTCGTGGGCGAAGGAGACCCGGTAGCCCTTCATACGGGCCTCCAGGCTGAAGCACAGGTCTTCGGCCACCACGTGCGGGAATCCGCCCGCTGCCTGGTAGCACTCGCGGCTGATCATCGCGCCGTGACCCAGCAGAGACAGGAACCCGAAGCGCCCCTTCACCAGCTGGTAGGTGGGCCAGTGCGAATCGACGCCCACGGACAGCGTCTTCATGAAGCTGTTGCGGTTGCGGGAGGCCACGTGTGTGGCCTGCAGGATGCCGAGGTTCTTGTAGGAGCGGAAGTAGCGCAGGGCCTTGGTGATGAAGTCGGGCGGGATGATCTCGTCGCTGTCCAGCAGGACGAAGTAGTCGTAGTCGGTGCGCCCCCACAGGAAGTTGTTGATGTTGCCGGCCTTGAAACCTTCACGCCCCTCGCGGCGCACCACCGGGATGCCGCGGCTCCATGCGAACTCGTCGACCTGGCGCATGAATTCCGGGTCCTTGGAGTCGTCCAGGATGACCGTGCGGAAGTTCGCGTAGTCCTGGCGCATGGACAGGTCCAAACTCTCGGCGTTGAAGTCGTTGGCCGTGCAGTAGACCAGCAGGACGCGCTCGCCGGAGCGCCACACCTGCGGCCCGTCGAACTTCTCTTCGAGGCGCCGGTGGCCCAGGTAGTAGAAGGTCACGTAGACGATGTCCTTGAGGCCGTTCAGCCAGAAGTACGAGATGAACAAGGCATTGAAGACGACCAGTGCAGGAATCGCAAAGGCCTTGAATCCTTCGAGGGGCGCTCTGTTCTCCGCGTATGCGGACAGCAGCCAAGGGATCGTGAATCCGAAGAGAATCGCCCACACCATCAGCAGCACGATGTACAGCGTGTTCGTCGCCCTGATCATCCGCATGTACTGACCAACCCACTTCCATGTCTCCACCAAAGCGCGTACGCCACAGAGCTCGAAGTGAGGTGGCGGCTGCCCTCGGTGTTCCTGGGGATCACCGGAGTCGAGGTTGGCCCGACCGGGAGATGACCCTGTCAACATCCTTGACGTTATCAAGCTTTGACCACTTTGTATAACTTCTGGGATCGACAGCATGTGCACGTGTCTCGCAACGGCGTGTCGCAGATCACACGGTTGTCGGCGAATGTGCAGGTGGGAGGGACCGGGCAGCGGCGCACCGATTGACCATCCCTGAGAGCAGCATCACGTGCAGCCCTCCAGGACCAGAGTCGGGTCGCAGGCGACGGGCGGTCTCCAGGCCCGCCTGCCCACCATCTCGCACACAATGTGCGCCACCACAACCAGTTGTGGCGGGAGAAAATGGCAAATTCCCGCCTGTTCCAGCATCTTCTGTGCTCTGGGCCACCAGCATTGTGTGCGAAATGAATGCACCCCCGTAGATGGGTTGCGCTGCCACCGAGCTGGCTGAGCCGGTCGAGGTGGGTTTGGAACCTCACGCGGCCCGAGCGGGGCCGTGAGGTCTCGAAAGACGGACCGCCGACCCCGAGTTCCGGGGCCGGCGGTCGTCCTCACTCACGCGACAGGCGATGGTTCACCACGCGTCACGATCGCCTGCGGCGCACACTGCCGATCAGCAACCCGCCGCCGATCACCGCCAGCGCAGCCAGTCCTGCCAGCATTGCCGCCTGTCCGCCGGTGACAGGCAGGGAGGTTCCGCTGCCGCCCTTGCCGCCTTGCCCAGAGCCCGGTTGCGCCGGGTTGGCCGGCTGCGAGGGGTCAGTCGGCTTCGAGGGATCAACCGGCTTGGAGGGGTCGGCGGGCTTGGACGGATCAGACGGCTTCGAGGGATCCGAAGGCTTGGACGGATCGGACGGCTTGGTCCGGTCGGCCTTGTCCACCAGGACCGCCACCGAGCGCGCCGGAACCGTCACGGTGCCACTTGCCTTGTCCCACGTGGTCGTCTTGACGACCTCGTCGGAACCATTGGCCTGAACCTCGTGCAGCACCCAGTCACGCCCCGCCTGCCCGTCGATGACGGCCGTGATCGGCTTGGCCGAGGCGTTGAACACCGTGAGCACACCATCGAGCGAAGTGTCCACGTCGATGTTCTCGATCCCGGCGGCGCGCACTGGCCCCTGCCCTGCGGCGGCGGATGCCGGGCGCGTCACCTGCGCGGCCGCAGGCTTGTCATCGACCAGCATGACCAGCAGGCCCGGCACCGCATTGGGCCCGGAGTTCGGGAAGGAGACCTTCTCCTTGACCAGTGCGGCCGACCCCAGGGTGAACAGGGGCGTCGACTTGCGCAGACGCAGCAGGTCCAGGGCCTGCGCGTTGGCGGTGGCGATCTCCGCGGGAGAGGGCTTCAGGGCCGAGTTCTCCAACAGCGGCGCAATGATCGGCCACTTCTCGCCGTTCTTCGACTCCACAGGGAGGCCGTGACCGAAGCCATTGTCCTGGCCGGTCCAGTCAATGGCGTTGAAGTGGTCGCCGGAGTTGTACGAATCGCGGTCCATCGACTTCGAACGCAGCATCTCCGTGCCGGAGGCCCAGAACGAGGGCGACTGGCCCAGCGCCACCGTTGCCAACGACACCGTGTTCATGCGGATGCGCGCATCCATCGGCGTGGCCACCGGCAACTTGAAGGTGAGCAGGTCGAAGAGCGTCTCATTGTCGTGGGCGTCGACGTAGTTCACCGACTCCTGCGGCTGCGATGCGTAGCCGGCACCCGCGTCGTTGTAGGCAAGGTCCTTGCCGGCAGTCGGCTTTCCGTCGGCCGCGATCAGCGTGTAGTCCTTGAGATTTCCCGCAAGGCCCAGCCGCACCAAGTCGGTGCGATGCAGCAGGTCGGCCAGCTTCTCCGAGTCGGGACGCGTGTCCAGACCATTGGGGTCGGTCACCAGGCCCGAACCGAAGCCCTGGAGCACACGGTGGTCCGCGTCGAAGGGGCCGCCACCGTGGGTGGCGTCGCGCAGACGGTCGTTGAAGGCGCCGATGCCGGTGCCGTCCAACTGCCCTTGTGTGGCCTGGACGAACAGGGCGTTGTTGGCGACCTCGCCGAAGTTCCACCCCTCCCCGTACAGGTACAGGGCAGAGCCGTCCACACCGTCCTTGTCCAGGGTCAGCGTGTCCAGGGCGGCGCGAGCGCGCTCCATGGTCTCGCGCGAGTGGTGGCCCATGAGGTCGAAGCGGAAGCCGTCGACCTTGTACTGCTTGGCCCATGTGACCAGGGAGTCGATCATGAGCTCTTCGGCCATGGCGTGCTCGGTCGCCACATTCGAGCAGCAGGTCGAGTTCGCCACGTTGCCCTTGTCGTCCAGGCGCTGATAGTAGCCGGGCACGACGCGGTCCAGCACCGACTTCGGGTCCTGACCGTGGGCAGCCGTGTGGTTGTAGACCTCGTCCAGGACCACCTGCAGCCCGGTGGCGTGCAGGGCGCCGACCATCTCACGGAACTCGGCCACACGCGCACCACCGTCCTGGTGGCCGTCGGTGGCGTAGGAGCCTTCCGGCGCCATCCAGTGGTAGGGGTCATAACCCCAGTTGAATCCGTCCTGGTCGGCCACGGCGCTGACTGCCGCCTGCTGCTCCTTCGACGCCGGCCCGGCGTCCGACGGGATCTGCGGAACCTTCTGGTCGGCGCGGCGCTCGGCAATGGTGGCGATGTCGAAGGTCGGCAGCAGGTGAATGGTGTCGATGCCTGCCGCAGCCAGCTCCTTCAGGTGCTTCATGCCAGCCGACTCGCTCTGAGTGAACGCCTTGTAGGTGCCGCGCATCTCCTCGGGCACCGACTGGTCCTTGATGGAGAAGTCACGCACATGCAGCTCGTAGATGGCCCGCGAGGCGTCATTGCGAACCTTTGGCGCGGCCGTGTCGGACCAGGTGGCGGGGGCCAGCTCCGGGTTCGACAGGTCGACGGCCACGGAGCGGGTCGAGTCGGTGGTCAGCGCCACCGAGTACGGGTCGGTGACGACGTTGGTCTCGACCTTGCCGGTCGAGGGCACGTAGACCTTGACCTCCCACAGGTACTGGGCGCCGGCGGTCACGGCCCCGTCCTCGTTGGCGACGACCCAACGCCCGTCCTCGCCCCTGACGGCGGGGGTGCGCACGGCGTCCCCACCGGCCTGGGCGGTCGAGCCCGTCTCGACCCCCGTGTTCCAGGTGAGCAGCGTGACGGACTTGGCGGTGGGTGCCCACAGGGCGAACGAGGGCGTGGTCCGCCCCCACGTGACGCCCAGGTCTGCGGCGCGGGCGGCCTGGGCGTACACGGAGTCGAGCACCCCGGCCAGCTGGACGCCGGTGAAGGCGCTGGGCACTCCGGCCGAGTCGGCCTGGAGGAGGGCCACCTGACCGGTCAGCACGTCGCTCAGGGTCTGCGCGTCGAACACAGGTTTGCCGGCCGCGTCGGTCAGCGACAGGGCGATGTGGTCCTTGAGGTTCGGGTGTGCCTTGACCAGCGCATCACTCAGGGCGCCGGTCACCCGCAGCGGGTGGGCGGCCCCTCCCACGACCTTCCCTTCGGACACGGCGGCCCCGCCCTCGTCGGAGGTGACCAGGGAGAAGACCAGGCCGGAGTTGCCTGCCAGGACGGAGTCGCGTGTGACGCCGGCGGGCAGCAGGTTCGTCGGCCACGCCAGGGTCGTGGCGTCCAGCCAGTGGGCGGCCTGCTGGCCCACGCCCCCCAGCGGCTTCTCGGCGGCCTCGATGACCAGCACATGGGTGGCCAGCGTGTACGTGAACTTCACATTCGCGCCGGACTTGGTGGCGAAGGGGATGTTCGCCCCGTCCTTCACGCCGTCCTTGCCGTAGTTCTCGCCCCACGAGCGGTCGTGGGCGACCTTGCCTTCGTAGGAGCCCTCTGGCAGCTTGTCGGTCTCGAAGACCCACGTG
This genomic interval carries:
- a CDS encoding helix-turn-helix transcriptional regulator — translated: MGITNVNPSKLENGRISAVRLDTLSALCEELDCQSGDLLEYEPDEGTSHE
- a CDS encoding glycosyltransferase family 2 protein, whose translation is MIRATNTLYIVLLMVWAILFGFTIPWLLSAYAENRAPLEGFKAFAIPALVVFNALFISYFWLNGLKDIVYVTFYYLGHRRLEEKFDGPQVWRSGERVLLVYCTANDFNAESLDLSMRQDYANFRTVILDDSKDPEFMRQVDEFAWSRGIPVVRREGREGFKAGNINNFLWGRTDYDYFVLLDSDEIIPPDFITKALRYFRSYKNLGILQATHVASRNRNSFMKTLSVGVDSHWPTYQLVKGRFGFLSLLGHGAMISRECYQAAGGFPHVVAEDLCFSLEARMKGYRVSFAHDIICEEEYPVDYLAFKKRHSKWTQGNMEFIKQYTKRILTSPLRWYEKLDIILFTYNLPLTVFFSLYLIMNVVVFPALGYDLHYPAWLLVPTIMFLVAPMLNDIIWHTRSLGFLGLLKYLLSAVLLYGSMFYVSLESSFLSLFGKKAVFLVTPKDTRRIGFLESLRFNVKELLFGIVLSTISWVMMGSVLPVLLLVVPAMLSPLMTMYSNYGTEEEEPPASGPTGFPGSHNLEAFAPPEPAVRDPFLLPAH
- the gluQRS gene encoding tRNA glutamyl-Q(34) synthetase GluQRS, producing METGAVGAGRFAPSPTGDLHVGNLRTAILAWLWARASGRRFVVRVEDIDRVRSGSAERQLADLAEIGLDWDGRVLVQTSRHDAHTRALEQLRVGGMVFECYCSRKEIREAGSAPHVPPGHYPGTCADLDEDVRAARRAELAAAGRAPALRFRAPEPEWTVEDELHGEFTGPVDQFVVWRSDGAPAYNLAVVVDDAFQGVDQVTRGDDLLSQAPAQAALATALGLAMPTYVHVPLSLSVSGARLAKRDGAVTLPDLHSLGWSTADVLQWIGASLEVDGARSVADLREALPLAALRAMPLKPWTVVPPAT
- a CDS encoding thiamine-binding protein; its protein translation is MLFAFSVSPMTSEQPDGSVSDAVAAAVRVVRESGLPHETTSMFTTIEGEWDQVMPVIQRACDAVLAVTPRAGLVLKADLRPGRSGEMTAKLDRLEAAIERLDH
- a CDS encoding aldo/keto reductase, which produces MSTDATIPTLDTTPIAPQQLDPVWRADPGRYEGAGAVRRRCGRSGLDLPAISLGFWHNFGADRPLSIQRDIIRAAFDAGITQFDLANNYGVPYGSAEENFGHHMDHDLRPYRDELIITTKAGYDMWPGPYGAGGSGRKYMLASLDQSLKRMRLEYVDIFYSHRFDSTTPLEETIGALDQAVRSGKALYAGISSYDPEQTRRAVELAREVHLPLVVNQPRYSMLDRTVEKGLLATCDELGLGTAVFSPLAQGLLTSRYLGENRIPAGSRMTGQRFLTTSTLTQDRLAHLHALANIAAARGQSLAQMALAWLLRDPRVTTVLVGASSVAQLQDNLGCLANTDFDEAELAQIDKHSQAAALA
- a CDS encoding MerR family transcriptional regulator, which produces MTHMPVTTHTPSDIQGDGLTVGQVAALVGVSVRTLHHWDQIGLASPSSRTWSGYRVYEDADVARVQQVLVYRETGMALADIAEVLDSPGADARTHLELQRQALLDRIAHLQRMVRAVDTMMERHDMGNELTNAERAELLGAEWSNWEKYHDEAEQRWGDTAAWAQSRERQARMSREDWTRVKDEAERLETDLASAMMAGVQPGSAEANALAERHRASIDQWFDTSLERQVCIARGYVADTRFAAHYDKRAAGLAAWLVDIINANARAQGVDPDSAQWG
- a CDS encoding ATP-binding protein: MDSVLDPFTPGSDRKPLVLEGRDADLEAFEALVTRARNHLPVSRPLLLTGLRGVGKTVLLTEMLQKSEAAGWATVKFEATSDRHGPTEARSALASGFVKASLRQQARATTEAITQMLKTITSFQISLGVESVSLGVERDPGRASTRNLELDLLDTVVDMATALKHEGKGLAVLIDEFQDLDDDLMRALLSAQHEATQRDLPFYIVGAGLPSLPQRLVEVSSYTERMFEHRVIDRLGEAERKRALRVPIEHSEVAIEEAAVEILAEASGGYPYFIQEFGSALWRVAEHGPLTREHALRAREEGTRVLDETFFATRWARATPAERKYMIQMSVDKDSSTRTSDIADRTGRPPTSFGPIRAKLISKGLIYTPERGHVAFTVPGFAGFIERVGEEGADSPA
- a CDS encoding VanZ family protein, whose product is MSDDDRPVVGARILLAVYLVLLVWVVLFKTQFSLDDIGSIRSLNLVPFRYETETSWHLREVLDNVVLFIPFGAYLRMAADRIPVATTILVVAVGSLCLELAQYVLAVGASDVTDLITNTVGGALGALAHAALSRFVDRGVLDKVLLIVSGILMGVAVAGALFLIWMN